The following coding sequences lie in one Pseudorca crassidens isolate mPseCra1 chromosome 2, mPseCra1.hap1, whole genome shotgun sequence genomic window:
- the LOC137211138 gene encoding chymosin, translating to MRCLVVLLSVLALSQGTGITRIPLHKGKPLRKALKEHGLLEDFLQKHQSAVSSKYSSFGEVASEPLTSYLDSQYFGKIYIGTPPQEFTVVFDTGSSDLWVPSVYCKSDACQNHQRFGPSMSSTFQNLGKPLSIQYGTGSMQGFLGYDTVTVSDIVDPQQTVGLSTQEPGDVFTYSEFDGILGLAYPSLASEYSVPMFDNMMNRHLVAQDLFSVYMDKNGQESMLTLGAIDLSYYTGSLHWVPVTLQKYWQFTVDSVTIGGVVVACDGGCQAILDTGTSMLVGPSSDILNIQMAIGATQNQYGEFDIDCGSLSSMPMVVFEINSRMYPLTPSAYTNQDQGFCTSGFQGENNSQQWILGDVFIREYYSVFDRANNRVGLAKAV from the exons ATGAGGTGTCTCGTGGTACTACTTTCAGTCCTCGCTCTCTCCCAGGGCACTGGGATCACCAG GATCCCTCTGCACAAAGGCAAACCCCTGAGAAAGGCACTAAAAGAGCATGGGCTCCTGGAGGACTTCCTGCAGAAACACCAGTCTGCCGTCAGCAGCAAGTACTCCAGCTTCGGGGAGGTGGCCAGTGAGCCCCTGACCAGCTACCTGGAT AGTCAGTACTTTGGGAAGATCTACATTGGGACCCCGCCCCAGGAGTTCACTGTGGTGTTTGACACTGGCTCCTCCGACCTCTGGGTGCCCTCTGTCTACTGCAAGAGCGACGCCTGCC AAAATCACCAGCGCTTCGGCCCAAGCATGTCGTCCACCTTCCAGAACCTGGGCAAGCCCCTGTCCATCCAGTATGGCACGGGCAGCATGCAGGGCTTCCTGGGCTACGACACCGTCACT GTCTCCGACATTGTGGACCCCCAGCAGACCGTGGGCCTGAGCACCCAGGAACCTGGTGACGTCTTCACCTACTCCGAGTTCGATGGGATCCTGGGGCTGGCCTACCCCTCCCTTGCCTCTGAGTACTCGGTCCCCATGTTTGACAACATGATGAACAGGCACCTGGTGGCCCAAGACCTGTTCTCGGTTTACATGGACAA GAATGGCCAGGAGAGCATGCTCACACTGGGGGCCATTGACCTGTCCTACTACACAGGATCCCTGCACTGGGTGCCTGTGACCTTGCAGAAGTACTGGCAGTTCACCGTGGACAG TGTCACCATCGGCGGTGTGGTGGTGGCCTGTGATGGTGGCTGTCAGGCCATCCTGGACACGGGCACCTCCATGCTGGTCGGGCCCAGCAGTGACATCCTTAACATCCAGATGGCCATCGGAGCCACACAGAACCAGTACGGTGAG TTTGACATCGACTGTGGCAGCCTGAGCAGCATGCCTATGGTGGTCTTTGAGATCAACAGCAGAATGTACCCACTGACCCCCTCCGCCTACACCAACCAG GACCAGGGCTTCTGCACCAGTGGCTTCCAGGGTGAAAATAATTCCCAGCAGTGGATCCTGGGGGATGTCTTCATCCGGGAGTATTACAGCGTCTTTGACAGGGCCAACAACCGCGTGGGGCTGGCCAAGGCCGTCTGA